GTCCAAGAAGCCCCTGTATGACGGGACCGTCTTCCACCGCGTCATCCCCGAGTTCATGATCCAGGGCGGCGATCCCACCGGCACGGGCATGGGAGATCCGGGCTACAGCTTCGCGGACGAGTTCCAGAGCGGCCGCACCTTCTCCAAGCCGGGCCTGCTGGCCATGGCCAACGCGGGCCCCAACACCAACGGCAGCCAGTTCTTCATCACCACCTCCACGCCGGCCTACCTGAACAACCGGCACACCATCTTCGGCGAGGTGGTGAAGGGCTATGACGTGGCGGTGAAGATCTCCAAGGTTGCGCGCGATCCGGGCGACAAGCCGCTGACGCCGGTGACGATCACCAAGATCGAGCTGAGCGAGAAGGCTCCGAAGGGAGTCCCCGCGGACAAGCCGGCCAAGGGCCTGCCGAAGAAGGCCGCCGAGAAGAAGTAGGCACAGCACCACTCACGAGGGCCCGAATCCAAACCCGAGGGCCCCCAACCGTAGCGGGAGACGCAGATGGGCATGATGGACGAGGCGCGCGCTGGGAAGGACCTTTACGCCACCTTCGACACGACCGAAGGGAAGGTCGTCGTGAAGCTGTTCGCCAAGGACGCGCCGAAGACGGTGGAGAACTTCGTGGGGCTGGCCACCGGCGAGAAGGAGTGGAAGCACCCGGCCACCGGTGACCGCAAGGTAGGCGAGCCGCTCTACAACGGGACCATCTTCCACCGCTGCATCCCGGAGTTCATGATTCAGGGCGGCGATCCGCTCGGCCGGGGGACGGGCGGCCCGGGTTACCGCTTCGAGGATGAGTTCCAGAGCGGCCGGCGTTTCGACAGGAAGGGCCTGCTGGCCATGGCCAACGCGGGGCCCAACACCAACGGCAGCCAGTTCTTCATCACCGTGGTGCCCACCCCCCACCTCAACAACCGCCACACCATCTTCGGCGAGGTGGTACAGGGCTATGAGGTAGTCGACCGCATCGCCAACGAGATTCCCAAGGGCCCGGGCGACCGGCCCACCACCGAAGTGCGCATCAACAGCCTGACCATCTCGACGACCGCGCCGTAGCCCCGACCGCCTGGAGGGCGGGCAGGGGAGTTGTAGGCGGGTCGTGCAGTCCCACGGGCCTTCCTCCTCGGAGGAAGGCCCCAGATCACCTTCTCAACGATGGCCTCGAAGAACTACCGCAGCGGCTTCGCCGCGCTCATTGGGCGCCCCAACGTGGGCAAGAGCACGCTGCTCAACCAGCTCACCGGCGAGAAGATCGCCATCGTCTCGCCCAAGCCGCAGACCACCCGCAACCGAATCCTGGGCGTGGTGACCCGGCCGGAGGGGCAGGTGGCGTTCATCGACACCCCTGGCATCCACCAGGCCAAGGGAGAGCTCAACCGCTACATGGTGGAGACGGCCCTCTCGGCCGCCGAGGAGGTGGACCTGGT
The sequence above is drawn from the Hyalangium gracile genome and encodes:
- a CDS encoding peptidylprolyl isomerase encodes the protein MIATALLLAATVAGAQPSAGPWTQKVQAGKDLYATLKTNQGDMVVRLFSKDAPKTVENFVALAAGEKEWKHPGTGEKSKKPLYDGTVFHRVIPEFMIQGGDPTGTGMGDPGYSFADEFQSGRTFSKPGLLAMANAGPNTNGSQFFITTSTPAYLNNRHTIFGEVVKGYDVAVKISKVARDPGDKPLTPVTITKIELSEKAPKGVPADKPAKGLPKKAAEKK
- a CDS encoding peptidylprolyl isomerase; its protein translation is MGMMDEARAGKDLYATFDTTEGKVVVKLFAKDAPKTVENFVGLATGEKEWKHPATGDRKVGEPLYNGTIFHRCIPEFMIQGGDPLGRGTGGPGYRFEDEFQSGRRFDRKGLLAMANAGPNTNGSQFFITVVPTPHLNNRHTIFGEVVQGYEVVDRIANEIPKGPGDRPTTEVRINSLTISTTAP